TGGGATGTGATCCTTTTGGCGCTCTTTATAGCGTTATTGTAAGTCCAATTTTACAAGCTAACGCTAATAGTATTCAATTTACTTCTGATTTAACAGGAGGAGAGACAGACCTAATAGATAATGATGGAGATGGCAATGTGGACGAACCTGATGAAAGAAGATTCTCAGATGGTGATGTTAACGATTTGAACGAAAATATTACATATTCATTGATGGATTTTGATGGAAATGGAATTACAGATTTAGTTAGAACAGATTTAAATGCCCCTGCACCTTTGAACACTCCCCAACTTGTCGCTGAAAATATAGAATTATTGAATTTTATCTATTATAATAACGCTTCTCCACCTGTAATTCTTGATGATACAGGAACAGGAACTATTAATCCATCACCTGTAGGAAATATGGCCAATATTGATTCTATTCAAATTACTTTAATCGCTCGAACTGCCGCTATTGAGGAAAGATATGATAACACAAGAGTTTATGAAATAGATCTTCCTAATGGAGTTGTTTTTGCTCCTGACAATAACGCGGCGAGACCCGGTGTTCAAATGTTCATGCGAGGTGCTCCAAATGACGATCCAAGAGGTGATTCACGAAGAATGTTAATCACTAAAAGAATAAAAATCCGAAATTAAATTTAATAGAAAGGAGGCGCAATGTTTAATTTCAAGATAAATAAAATTAGTAAAATTATACTTTCCAAGGAAAAAGGTTTTACTTTAATTGAAATCGTAATTAGTTTGTCAGTTTTTACTATAGGTATTCTTGCTTTACTCGGAATGCAGATAGCAACAATTAATGGAACTACTCGTAATTTAGAAATGTCTGAAGCAATGGCTTTAGGTGATGAATGGATAGAAACTTTTGTAGCATTGCCATATACAGATGCTATGATTGGGGGACCTGTTGGACCTGCAGGTACAAAGGGGCCATTTGCGGACCCTTTAAATCCTTTAAATCCACCATTTGATGGAAAATATACAGTGGTATGGAGTGTTGATGCCATGAATATAGGAGGAACTGCCGATGATGATGTAAGAAATATTCGACTTACAATATCGTGGCCTGATAGAGGAATCCCGCAAGGAAGAAACATTACTTTATTTTATACTAAACAGAGTCTTTAAACTCATTGAATTTTTTCAGTAAGGAAGGTGCAAAAATGAAAAGAAAAATTCTTTTTTTCAATAATGATGAAGGTTCTGCAATGCTTATCTCTCTCGTAATAATGCTTCTGTTAACAATGCTTGGATTATCAATGATGGAGACTAATGCGCGCAATACTGAAATTTCTGGTAATACGCGAGAATATAAAGAAAATTTATATTTATCGGAATCTTCAAACATGGATGTTCTTCAACTTTTACAAAATGAAGTTGATAATGTAGCTCCTCTTAATAATCTTTTACCTTCTGGAGCATCTTGCAAAACATGGATAATAATGACTGGAGCAGCTAACTTTGATAGAACAAATATTAATAATTGGACTCTTCCTCCAGCAGGAGTAGTAGAGCAACCCGGACTTAACAGCCGCAGGATGCGAGATGCTACGATTGATCCGAGTTTCCCCTTTCCTCAGACTGAGTTATTTGCTTCGGTAGTCTTTCAAGGTTATGCTCGTGGATCTTCCGAAGATGTTGGACAGCCTGACCATTTATATGAATATGCTGTTTTTGGATTGTCTCGAAAAACTGTTGGGGGCCAGGTTATTAATACTGTGTTAGAAACAGGCTATAGAGAAAGATTTTAATTTTAGCCGTTTTGGGATGTTAGGTAGAGTTTAAAAAAACATTTTACTTAATTATTAACAACGTTAAACTATATTTTTTGGAGGTGAACCTATGTGGCAAAAAAAATTTAAACTTAGGGAAATATTTTTAGTTTTATTAATTTTAATGTTTACTTGGGGGACAATATATGCTGAATCGCCTGATTGTCCTGAAAATTGTAGCTACGAGTCTTCTTGCGTATTATTATCAGCCGGTGCTACGTCGGGCTCAATTACCGCTTATTTAAGTAGTTCAGATAAGAATGATTATTTTCAGGTTAACATTAATAATCCTGGTTCTTTAAGGGTTTGGACTACTGGCTCTGTAACTAAACGATTTTACTTAAGGACTTCAGGTTGCAGCACAATTTATGATGGTGGTAGTTATGTATCTAATTTCGATTTAACTATGCCGATAACTCCAGGAACTTATTATGTAAGAGTACGTAGGAGCAGCGGTTCTGGCGACTACACTATTAACGCTTCTTTTACTCAAGCAGCTCTTACACCAATAAGTTGCTATTCGTCTTTAAATGGTAATATTAATTCCGGTGGTGATGCTGATTTTTATGTATTTAATGCAATGGCAGGATCAATGATGGTTGAGACTACAGGTTCTACGGATACTTATGGAGTTTTATATAACTCGAATTGGACTCAAAATGGTAGTGCAAATAACGACGGAGGTTCAGGTAGTAACTTTAAGATTACCAGAACTTTAACAGCAGGTACATATTATTTAATGGTTAGACATAATGCTTATTTTACAGGCACAGGAACTTATACATTAAATTTGAACTGCGTAACAGCTCATACTATAAATGCGTCAGCATCTGCCGGAGGAACAATAAATCCTTCAGGATCAGTCGCTGTTATTAATGGCCAAGATCAAAGTTTTGACATGACCCCTAATTTTGGTTATTTACTTAATGATGTTATAGTGGATGGAGCATCAGTAGGAGCTCTGACAACGTATGATTTTACTAATGTAAGCAGCGATCATACAATTCATGCTATTTTTGTACAATGTCAAATGGAAACCTATTATTACGATGGTGATGGCGATGGTTACGGAGACAATTCTTCAACAACGCAACAATGCTCTGGCTATTTTGCATCAGGTTATACATCAGTTGGTGGAGATTGTGATGATGGTAATGCTGCAATTCATCCTGGCGCTAATGATGTATGCGGAAATGCAGTT
This is a stretch of genomic DNA from Desulfobacterales bacterium. It encodes these proteins:
- a CDS encoding prepilin-type N-terminal cleavage/methylation domain-containing protein; the encoded protein is MEYKKMKEEHGFTLVELMVAVAILSLVLAGIYDMYINQIRAYVNQDRAITMQQNAKGAMFILEKEIRTMGCDPFGALYSVIVSPILQANANSIQFTSDLTGGETDLIDNDGDGNVDEPDERRFSDGDVNDLNENITYSLMDFDGNGITDLVRTDLNAPAPLNTPQLVAENIELLNFIYYNNASPPVILDDTGTGTINPSPVGNMANIDSIQITLIARTAAIEERYDNTRVYEIDLPNGVVFAPDNNAARPGVQMFMRGAPNDDPRGDSRRMLITKRIKIRN
- a CDS encoding prepilin-type N-terminal cleavage/methylation domain-containing protein gives rise to the protein MFNFKINKISKIILSKEKGFTLIEIVISLSVFTIGILALLGMQIATINGTTRNLEMSEAMALGDEWIETFVALPYTDAMIGGPVGPAGTKGPFADPLNPLNPPFDGKYTVVWSVDAMNIGGTADDDVRNIRLTISWPDRGIPQGRNITLFYTKQSL
- a CDS encoding pilus assembly PilX N-terminal domain-containing protein gives rise to the protein MKRKILFFNNDEGSAMLISLVIMLLLTMLGLSMMETNARNTEISGNTREYKENLYLSESSNMDVLQLLQNEVDNVAPLNNLLPSGASCKTWIIMTGAANFDRTNINNWTLPPAGVVEQPGLNSRRMRDATIDPSFPFPQTELFASVVFQGYARGSSEDVGQPDHLYEYAVFGLSRKTVGGQVINTVLETGYRERF